A genomic window from Quercus lobata isolate SW786 chromosome 10, ValleyOak3.0 Primary Assembly, whole genome shotgun sequence includes:
- the LOC115964683 gene encoding uncharacterized protein LOC115964683: MVAYEEKYTALEKTCVSLVWATQKLKHYMLAFKVLLIARMDPLKYLMEKLVQDGKTAKWVLLLSKFDIKYVTQKSVKGRTIADRLAHCSPKEAKEIQRDFPDEDIIGIELEPWKMYFDIATNQNGNGIGVLLISLKGTHILFSSRLNFSTTNNATEYEACIMGLQAALSLEIEELEVYGDSALIISQIQN, encoded by the coding sequence ATGGTGGCTTATGAAGAGAAATATACAGCACTTGAGAAGACATGTGTATCACTTGTATGGGCTacccaaaaactcaaacattacATGCTTGCTTTCAAGGTCTTGTTGATTGCAAGAATGGATCCTTTGAAATATCTAATGGAGAAGCTGGTGCAAGATGGGAAGACAGCTAAATGGGTTCTacttttgtcaaaatttgatatcaaatatGTGACTCAGAAGTCTGTAAAGGGAAGAACAATTGCCGATCGCTTAGCCCATTGTTCACCCAAAGAAGCTAAAGAAATCCAAAGGGACTTTCCAGATGAGGATATCATAGGGATAGAGTTAGAACcatggaagatgtattttgATATAGCAACTAATCAGAATGGAAATGGCATTGGAGTTCTCCTAATTTCTCTAAAAGGAACACACATCCTATTCTCTAGTAGGCTCAACTTTTCTACCACTAATAACGCCACTGAATATGAAGCTTGTATTATGGGGTTACAAGCAGCCCTTAGTCTTGAAATAGAAGAGTTAGAAGTGTATGGTGACTCAGCTTTAATAAtttctcaaattcaaaattga